In Pseudomonas sp. Leaf58, one DNA window encodes the following:
- a CDS encoding AsmA family protein has product MTRPARILVWVFTSLLTVLAILLVVIATFDWNRVKPLLNEKVSEALHRPFAINGNLAVHWRTEPEEGGWRAWLPWPHFIAEDLTLGNPEWLKEPKMVGLERVEFRLAPLPLLFHQISIPRIDLTKPTASLTRLADGRANWAFDFGPKDDNAAPSKWQLDIGAIGFDQGNVSFDDQTLKTSMKVQIDPLGKPIPFSDIVGKATAEKAAAAQDYAFGLKAQGRYKGQPVSGTGKIGGLLALQDASQPFPLQADLRIADTHVVLAGTLTDPRNLGALDLRLRLAGASLGNLYPLTGVTLPDTPAYSTDGHLNANLHAPQGATFNYQGFNGKIGDSDIHGDLAFVASQPRPKLSGNLVSNQLLFKDLAPLIGADSNAEQKARGGASKQPAGKVLPVEAFRTERWRAMDADVTFAGKRIVHSAQLPFNDLSAHVILEDGLLRLEPLRFGVAGGNLASRIRLDGRSVPLQGRAQLTARGFKLKQLFPSFAPMQTSFGELNGDADITGRGNSVAALLGTANGDLRMLINDGAISRSLMEIAGLNVGNYVVGKLFGDEDVKINCAAADVGIKDGLASTRLFIFDTENAIIYINGTANFASEQLDLKISPESKGLRLFSLRSPLYVRGPFAKPSAGVQAVPLALRGAGMVALGVVAGPAAGLLALIAPSSGDDPNQCTPLLQQMKAGKAPAAVKGKK; this is encoded by the coding sequence ATGACGCGTCCCGCCAGAATCCTCGTCTGGGTCTTCACCAGCCTGCTCACCGTGCTGGCGATACTGCTGGTGGTGATCGCCACCTTCGACTGGAACCGCGTCAAGCCACTGCTCAACGAGAAGGTTTCCGAGGCCCTGCACCGGCCTTTCGCAATCAATGGCAACCTTGCCGTGCACTGGCGCACCGAGCCTGAGGAGGGTGGCTGGCGTGCCTGGCTGCCTTGGCCGCATTTCATTGCCGAAGACCTCACTCTGGGCAATCCTGAGTGGCTGAAGGAACCGAAGATGGTCGGCCTGGAGCGCGTGGAGTTTCGCCTGGCGCCGCTGCCACTGCTGTTCCATCAGATCAGTATTCCGCGTATCGACCTGACCAAGCCCACTGCCAGCCTGACCCGCTTGGCCGATGGCCGCGCCAACTGGGCGTTTGACTTCGGCCCCAAGGATGACAACGCAGCGCCTTCCAAGTGGCAGTTGGACATTGGCGCCATCGGCTTCGACCAGGGCAATGTCAGCTTTGATGACCAAACCCTGAAAACCAGCATGAAGGTGCAGATCGACCCGTTGGGCAAGCCGATCCCGTTCAGCGACATTGTCGGCAAGGCCACTGCCGAGAAAGCCGCTGCCGCGCAGGACTATGCCTTTGGGCTCAAAGCCCAGGGCCGCTACAAAGGCCAGCCGGTGTCCGGCACAGGCAAAATTGGCGGCCTGCTGGCCCTGCAGGATGCTAGCCAGCCGTTTCCGCTGCAAGCCGACCTGCGCATCGCCGATACCCATGTGGTGCTCGCCGGCACGCTGACCGACCCGCGCAACCTCGGCGCCCTCGACTTGCGCCTGCGCCTGGCCGGGGCCAGCCTGGGTAACCTCTACCCGTTGACCGGAGTGACCCTGCCGGATACCCCAGCCTATTCCACCGATGGCCACCTCAACGCCAACCTGCATGCGCCGCAGGGGGCGACCTTCAACTACCAAGGCTTCAACGGCAAAATCGGTGACAGCGATATCCACGGTGACCTGGCCTTTGTCGCCAGCCAACCGCGGCCCAAACTGTCGGGCAACCTGGTGTCCAACCAATTGCTGTTCAAGGACTTGGCGCCGCTGATCGGTGCCGATTCCAACGCAGAGCAGAAGGCCCGCGGTGGTGCCAGCAAGCAGCCGGCCGGCAAGGTGTTGCCGGTGGAGGCGTTCCGCACCGAGCGCTGGCGCGCCATGGATGCTGACGTCACCTTTGCCGGCAAACGCATCGTGCACAGCGCGCAACTGCCGTTCAACGACCTGTCGGCCCACGTGATCCTGGAGGATGGCCTGCTGCGCCTGGAGCCCCTGCGTTTTGGCGTGGCTGGCGGCAACCTGGCTTCGCGGATTCGCCTGGATGGCCGCAGCGTGCCGTTGCAAGGGCGCGCCCAGCTGACAGCGCGAGGCTTCAAACTCAAGCAGCTGTTCCCCAGCTTTGCGCCGATGCAGACCAGCTTTGGTGAGTTGAATGGCGATGCCGACATCACCGGCCGAGGCAACTCGGTGGCGGCCTTGCTGGGCACGGCTAATGGCGACCTGCGCATGCTGATCAACGATGGCGCCATTAGCCGCAGCCTGATGGAGATTGCCGGGTTGAATGTGGGCAACTACGTGGTCGGCAAGCTGTTTGGCGACGAGGATGTGAAGATCAACTGCGCGGCGGCCGATGTGGGCATCAAGGATGGGCTGGCGAGCACGCGGCTTTTCATCTTCGATACCGAGAACGCGATCATTTACATCAACGGCACGGCGAATTTCGCCAGCGAGCAACTCGACCTGAAAATAAGCCCGGAATCGAAAGGCCTGCGGCTGTTCTCGCTACGCTCGCCGCTGTATGTGCGTGGGCCGTTTGCCAAGCCCAGTGCCGGTGTGCAGGCAGTGCCGTTGGCGTTGCGTGGGGCGGGGATGGTAGCGCTGGGCGTAGTGGCGGGGCCGGCGGCGGGGTTGCTGGCGTTGATTGCGCCTAGCAGCGGCGATGATCCGAACCAGTGCACACCGCTGTTGCAGCAGATGAAGGCCGGCAAGGCGCCGGCGGCGGTGAAAGGCAAGAAATGA
- a CDS encoding TetR family transcriptional regulator, giving the protein MLPRAEQKLQTRQALLDAACLLMESGRGFGSISLREVAKTAGIVPTGFYRHFPDMDALGLALVAEIDTTFRQTIRLVRHNEFELGGITDASVRIFLDVVAAHRAQFLFLAREQYGGSQAVRQAIARLRQDISDDLATDLARMKRWQHLDSAALAVMADLVVKTVFATLPELIDSPEAGYPQALTPQEKITQQLRFIFVGARQWQGLGNPG; this is encoded by the coding sequence ATGCTGCCGCGCGCCGAACAGAAGTTACAGACCCGCCAGGCCCTACTGGATGCCGCCTGCCTGCTCATGGAGAGTGGCCGTGGTTTCGGCAGTATCAGCCTGCGCGAAGTAGCGAAGACGGCCGGCATCGTGCCCACCGGCTTCTATCGGCATTTCCCCGACATGGACGCCTTAGGCCTGGCCCTGGTGGCCGAGATCGACACCACCTTCCGCCAAACCATCCGCCTGGTGCGTCACAACGAATTCGAGTTGGGCGGCATCACCGATGCCTCGGTACGCATCTTCCTCGACGTGGTCGCCGCCCATCGCGCGCAGTTCCTGTTCCTGGCCCGTGAACAGTACGGCGGTTCGCAGGCCGTTCGCCAAGCCATTGCCCGCCTGCGGCAGGACATCAGCGACGACCTGGCCACCGACCTTGCGCGCATGAAACGCTGGCAGCACTTGGACAGCGCCGCACTGGCGGTGATGGCCGACTTGGTGGTGAAGACCGTGTTCGCCACGCTGCCCGAGCTTATCGACAGCCCCGAAGCGGGTTATCCACAGGCGCTGACGCCGCAGGAGAAGATCACCCAGCAGCTACGCTTCATCTTCGTGGGTGCGCGGCAATGGCAAGGGCTCGGCAACCCGGGCTGA
- a CDS encoding AGE family epimerase/isomerase: MSNPRPTLPALARFNQHFAERIVPMWQGPGWNAAMALPYEALDAQHQPLPVQRYRAMACARQLYLFSSRIEQPGAAARAAALFRSLQKHFHDAEHGGWFYSIDAQGKPLDRRKDLYTHAFIVFACAHYWGKVRENLVESTLNAALDIIDQQFARDDGLYEASLGEDWADLGSGPLQNPQMHLAEAFLQVLAVREDEHARQALLQLCEALQAHFVEPAHGLMLEKPHGAVDNWFEPGHQFEWFYLLHTSPLLRETPLHASIDRAFSFAEQHGVKDGAVLAMLAVDGQVLDATQRVWAQAEYLRALVLRAGGEAKLPEQLQVLEARFLREAGWYECRDGEGAVSRHDMPSTTPYHLATCLQGLLRLR; this comes from the coding sequence ATGTCCAACCCCCGCCCCACCCTGCCCGCACTGGCCCGCTTCAACCAGCACTTCGCCGAGCGCATCGTGCCAATGTGGCAAGGCCCGGGCTGGAACGCCGCCATGGCCCTGCCTTACGAAGCCCTCGACGCCCAGCATCAGCCATTGCCGGTGCAGCGCTATCGGGCCATGGCCTGCGCACGCCAGCTGTACCTGTTCAGCAGCCGTATCGAGCAACCCGGCGCGGCCGCCCGTGCGGCAGCTTTGTTCCGCTCGCTGCAAAAGCACTTCCATGACGCCGAGCACGGCGGCTGGTTCTACAGCATCGACGCCCAAGGTAAGCCGCTGGACCGACGCAAGGACCTGTACACCCACGCCTTCATCGTTTTCGCCTGCGCGCACTACTGGGGCAAGGTGCGCGAGAACCTGGTGGAGTCCACGCTGAATGCCGCGCTGGACATCATTGACCAGCAGTTCGCCCGTGACGATGGCCTGTACGAAGCCAGCCTTGGCGAAGATTGGGCCGACCTCGGCAGTGGCCCGCTGCAAAACCCGCAGATGCACTTGGCCGAAGCGTTCCTGCAAGTGCTGGCGGTGCGTGAGGACGAGCATGCCCGACAGGCGCTGCTGCAGCTGTGCGAGGCGCTGCAAGCGCACTTCGTCGAACCGGCTCACGGCTTGATGCTAGAAAAGCCACACGGGGCTGTGGATAACTGGTTCGAGCCAGGGCACCAGTTCGAGTGGTTCTACCTGCTGCACACCTCGCCGTTGCTGCGTGAAACGCCGCTGCATGCGTCCATCGACCGGGCGTTCAGCTTTGCCGAGCAGCATGGGGTGAAGGATGGGGCAGTGCTGGCGATGCTGGCGGTGGATGGCCAGGTGCTGGATGCCACTCAACGGGTCTGGGCACAGGCGGAGTACCTGCGGGCGCTGGTGCTACGTGCCGGGGGTGAGGCGAAATTGCCAGAGCAGTTACAGGTACTGGAAGCGCGGTTCCTGCGTGAGGCGGGCTGGTATGAGTGCCGGGATGGTGAGGGGGCGGTTAGCCGGCATGACATGCCTTCGACTACCCCCTACCACCTGGCGACCTGCCTGCAAGGGTTGCTGCGTCTGCGCTGA
- a CDS encoding SDR family oxidoreductase, translating to MTSTVFITGATSGFGEATARRFAEAGWKLVLTGRRKERLDALCAELSAKTEVHGLVLDVRDRKAMEQAIANLPAGFEKIRGLVNNAGLALGVDAAQNCSLDDWETMVDTNIKGLMYTTRLLLPRLIAHGRGASILNVGSVAGNYPYPGSNVYGGTKAFVGQFSLSLRCDLRGTGVRVSNIEPGLCESEFSLVRFGGDQAKYDATYAGAEPIQPQDIAETIFWILNQPAHININSLELMPVSQDWAGFSIDRSAKG from the coding sequence ATGACGTCCACCGTATTCATTACAGGCGCGACTTCCGGTTTCGGCGAGGCCACTGCCCGCCGCTTCGCCGAGGCCGGCTGGAAGCTGGTGCTGACCGGCCGCCGCAAGGAGCGCCTGGACGCCCTGTGCGCCGAACTGTCGGCCAAGACCGAAGTGCACGGCCTGGTGCTCGACGTGCGTGACCGCAAGGCCATGGAGCAAGCCATCGCCAACCTGCCGGCCGGCTTTGAAAAGATTCGCGGCCTGGTCAACAACGCGGGTCTCGCGCTGGGTGTGGATGCGGCGCAAAACTGCAGCCTGGACGACTGGGAAACTATGGTCGACACCAACATCAAGGGCCTGATGTACACCACCCGCCTGCTGCTGCCACGGCTGATCGCCCATGGTCGCGGTGCGTCGATCCTCAACGTCGGTTCGGTGGCGGGCAACTACCCGTACCCGGGCAGCAATGTGTATGGCGGCACCAAGGCCTTCGTCGGCCAGTTCTCGCTGAGCCTGCGCTGTGACCTGCGCGGTACCGGTGTGCGCGTGAGCAACATCGAGCCGGGCTTGTGCGAGAGCGAGTTCTCGCTGGTGCGCTTTGGTGGTGACCAGGCCAAGTACGACGCTACCTACGCCGGTGCCGAGCCGATCCAGCCGCAGGACATTGCCGAGACCATCTTCTGGATTCTCAACCAGCCGGCGCACATCAACATCAACAGCCTGGAGCTGATGCCGGTGAGCCAGGATTGGGCTGGTTTCTCGATCGACCGCTCGGCCAAGGGCTGA
- a CDS encoding ABC transporter ATP-binding protein: MSAPILELKELDVFYGPIQALKKVSMHINEGETVSLIGANGAGKSTLLMSIFGQPRAASGNIVYRGTDITRKSSHYIASNGIAQSPEGRRVFPDMTVEENLMMGTIPIGDKHADEDMQRMYELFPRLKERRNQRAMTMSGGEQQMLAIARALMSRPKLLLLDEPSLGLAPIVVKQIFSTLRELAKTGMTIFLVEQNANHALKLSDRAYVMVNGQIRMTGTGQELLVNEEVRNAYLGGH, encoded by the coding sequence ATGAGTGCACCCATTCTCGAGCTGAAGGAACTGGACGTGTTCTACGGGCCGATCCAGGCGCTGAAAAAGGTCTCGATGCACATCAACGAAGGCGAGACGGTTAGCCTGATCGGCGCCAACGGTGCCGGCAAGTCGACGTTGCTGATGTCGATTTTTGGCCAGCCACGGGCCGCGTCGGGGAATATCGTGTACCGCGGCACCGACATCACCCGCAAGTCGTCGCACTACATTGCGTCCAACGGCATCGCCCAGTCGCCAGAAGGGCGCCGGGTGTTCCCCGACATGACCGTCGAGGAAAACCTGATGATGGGCACCATCCCCATTGGCGACAAGCATGCTGACGAAGACATGCAGCGTATGTACGAGCTGTTCCCGCGCTTGAAAGAGCGGCGTAACCAGCGGGCCATGACCATGTCTGGCGGCGAGCAACAGATGCTGGCCATTGCCCGGGCGCTGATGAGCCGGCCGAAGTTGCTGCTGCTGGACGAGCCATCGCTTGGGCTGGCGCCGATCGTGGTCAAGCAGATCTTCTCGACCTTGCGCGAGCTGGCCAAGACCGGCATGACCATCTTCCTGGTGGAGCAGAACGCCAACCATGCGCTGAAACTGTCGGACCGGGCTTACGTGATGGTCAACGGGCAGATTCGCATGACCGGTACGGGGCAGGAGCTGTTGGTCAACGAAGAGGTGCGCAACGCTTATCTGGGCGGGCACTGA
- a CDS encoding ATP-binding cassette domain-containing protein, which translates to MSDDIILSVDNLMMQFGGIKALSDVSLKVRRNQIFALIGPNGAGKTTVFNCLTGFYKASGGRIELNVRGSHTNVIQLLGERFQAADFVSPARFANRMYYKMFGGTHLVNRAGLARTFQNIRLFKEMSVVENLLVAQHMWVNRNLLAGVLNTKAYRKAESDALDHAFYWLEVVDLVDCANRLAGELSYGQQRRLEIARAMCTRPKIICLDEPAAGLNPQETEALSRMIRVLRDEHDITVVLIEHDMGMVMSISDHIVVLDHGNVIAEGAPQEIRHNPTVIAAYLGADEEELV; encoded by the coding sequence ATGAGCGACGATATCATTCTCTCGGTCGACAACCTGATGATGCAGTTCGGCGGCATCAAGGCGCTCAGCGACGTTAGCCTGAAGGTCCGGCGCAACCAGATATTCGCCCTGATCGGCCCCAACGGCGCTGGCAAGACCACCGTGTTCAACTGCCTGACCGGCTTCTACAAGGCCAGTGGCGGGCGCATCGAGCTGAACGTGCGGGGCAGCCACACCAATGTCATCCAGTTGCTCGGCGAGCGCTTCCAGGCGGCGGACTTCGTGTCGCCGGCGCGCTTTGCCAACCGCATGTATTACAAGATGTTCGGCGGTACCCACCTGGTCAACCGCGCAGGTCTGGCGCGCACCTTCCAGAACATTCGCCTGTTCAAGGAAATGTCGGTGGTGGAGAACCTGCTGGTGGCCCAGCACATGTGGGTCAACCGCAACCTGCTGGCCGGGGTACTCAACACCAAGGCCTACCGCAAGGCCGAAAGCGATGCGCTGGACCATGCGTTCTACTGGCTGGAAGTGGTCGATCTGGTCGACTGCGCCAACCGCCTGGCCGGTGAGTTGTCGTACGGCCAGCAGCGCCGTCTGGAAATCGCCCGGGCCATGTGTACACGACCGAAGATCATCTGCCTGGACGAACCGGCAGCTGGCCTCAACCCACAGGAAACCGAGGCCCTCAGCCGCATGATCCGCGTGCTGCGTGACGAGCACGACATCACCGTGGTGCTGATCGAGCATGACATGGGCATGGTCATGAGCATTTCCGACCATATCGTGGTGCTCGACCACGGCAACGTGATTGCCGAAGGCGCGCCGCAGGAAATCCGCCACAACCCGACGGTGATCGCCGCCTACCTGGGTGCAGACGAAGAGGAACTGGTATGA
- the livM gene encoding high-affinity branched-chain amino acid ABC transporter permease LivM, whose amino-acid sequence MSVANTAAAPKTKGFDLKRSLLETIVAGLLALIVFGPVVGVVLDGYTFNAEPRRVAWLVGGVMLGRFLLSLYLQTAAGRRMLEGFDSGGSGVHVRAPNYVSRLRYIIPALVVIAIVFPIFANKYLLTVVILGLIYVLLGLGLNIVVGLAGLLDLGYVAFYAIGAYGLALGYQYLGLGFWSVLPLAAIAAALAGCILGFPVLRMHGDYLAIVTLGFGEIIRLVLNNWLSFTGGPNGMPAPSPTFFGLEFGRRAKDGGVPIHEFFGFDYNANLKFVFIYAVLFMVVLAVLYIKHRLTRMPVGRAWEALREDEIACRSMGLNHVLVKLSAFTLGASTAGLAGVFFATYQGFVNPSSFTFFESALILAIVVLGGMGSTVGVVIAAFVLTVAPELLRSFSEYRVLLFGVLMVLMMIWRPRGLIRISRTGVTPRKGVAP is encoded by the coding sequence ATGTCCGTTGCCAATACTGCCGCTGCTCCAAAAACCAAGGGTTTCGACCTTAAACGCAGCCTGCTGGAGACCATCGTCGCCGGCCTGCTGGCCCTCATCGTATTCGGCCCGGTCGTCGGCGTGGTACTCGACGGCTACACCTTCAATGCCGAGCCGCGGCGCGTAGCCTGGCTGGTCGGCGGGGTGATGCTTGGGCGCTTCCTGCTCAGCCTGTACCTGCAAACCGCCGCGGGGCGCCGCATGCTCGAAGGCTTCGACAGTGGTGGCTCGGGGGTGCATGTGCGCGCGCCGAACTACGTGTCGCGGCTGCGCTACATCATCCCGGCGTTGGTCGTGATTGCCATCGTCTTCCCGATCTTCGCCAACAAGTACCTGCTGACGGTGGTCATCCTTGGTCTGATCTACGTCTTGCTCGGCCTTGGGCTGAACATCGTGGTTGGCCTGGCCGGCCTGCTCGACCTGGGCTACGTGGCGTTCTATGCCATTGGCGCCTACGGCCTGGCGCTGGGTTACCAGTACCTCGGCCTGGGCTTCTGGAGCGTGCTGCCGCTGGCGGCCATCGCTGCGGCGCTGGCGGGGTGCATCCTTGGCTTCCCGGTGCTACGGATGCACGGTGACTACCTGGCCATCGTGACCCTGGGCTTTGGCGAAATCATCCGCTTGGTGCTGAACAACTGGCTGTCGTTCACCGGTGGCCCCAACGGCATGCCGGCACCGTCGCCAACCTTCTTCGGCCTGGAGTTCGGCCGTCGGGCCAAAGATGGTGGGGTGCCGATCCACGAGTTCTTCGGCTTCGATTACAACGCCAACCTCAAGTTCGTGTTCATCTACGCAGTGCTGTTCATGGTCGTGCTGGCTGTGCTGTACATCAAGCACCGGCTGACCCGCATGCCGGTCGGTCGGGCCTGGGAAGCGCTGCGTGAAGACGAAATTGCCTGCCGTTCGATGGGCCTGAACCACGTGCTGGTCAAGCTCTCGGCGTTTACCCTGGGTGCGTCCACTGCCGGCCTGGCCGGGGTGTTCTTCGCCACCTACCAAGGCTTCGTCAACCCGTCGTCGTTCACCTTCTTCGAGTCGGCGCTGATCCTGGCCATCGTGGTACTGGGTGGCATGGGCTCGACCGTGGGCGTGGTCATCGCGGCATTCGTGCTAACCGTGGCCCCCGAGTTGCTGCGCAGCTTCTCTGAATACCGGGTGCTGTTGTTCGGCGTGCTAATGGTGCTGATGATGATCTGGCGACCGCGTGGGTTGATCCGCATCAGCCGTACCGGTGTGACCCCGCGTAAAGGAGTGGCGCCATGA
- a CDS encoding branched-chain amino acid ABC transporter permease, with protein MDGIFLQQLVNGLTLGSVYGLIAIGYTMVYGIIGMINFAHGEVYMISAYLAAISLALLAYFGIESFPLLMLGTLLFTIVVTGVYGFTIERIAYKPLRNSTRLAPLISAIGISLILQNYAQISQGARQQGVPTLLEGAMRVEVGTGFVQLTYTKIFILVAAFVGMGLLTYVIKYTKLGRMCRATQQDRKMASILGINTDRVISYVFVIGAVMAALAGVLITMNYGTFDFYAGFIIGIKAFTAAVLGGIGSLPGAMLGGIILGISESLFSGLINSDYKDVFSFSLLVMILIFRPQGLLGRPLVAKV; from the coding sequence ATGGATGGTATTTTCCTGCAGCAACTGGTCAATGGCCTGACCCTCGGGTCGGTCTATGGCTTGATTGCCATCGGCTACACAATGGTCTATGGCATCATCGGCATGATCAACTTCGCGCACGGCGAGGTGTACATGATTTCCGCGTACCTCGCGGCAATCAGCCTGGCATTGCTGGCTTATTTCGGTATCGAGTCGTTCCCCCTGCTGATGTTGGGCACCCTGTTGTTCACCATCGTCGTCACTGGTGTGTATGGCTTCACCATCGAGCGCATCGCCTACAAACCCCTGCGTAACTCCACCCGCCTGGCACCGCTGATCAGTGCCATCGGTATTTCGTTGATCCTGCAGAACTACGCGCAAATCAGCCAGGGCGCCCGCCAGCAAGGCGTGCCGACCCTGCTTGAAGGTGCCATGCGTGTCGAAGTGGGGACTGGCTTCGTGCAACTGACCTACACCAAGATCTTCATCCTGGTGGCCGCCTTCGTCGGCATGGGCTTGCTCACCTACGTAATCAAGTACACCAAGCTCGGCCGCATGTGCCGTGCCACCCAGCAAGACCGCAAGATGGCCTCGATCCTGGGCATCAACACCGACCGGGTGATCTCCTACGTGTTCGTCATCGGTGCGGTGATGGCCGCCTTGGCTGGCGTGCTGATCACCATGAACTACGGCACGTTCGATTTCTATGCCGGTTTCATCATCGGCATCAAGGCGTTTACCGCTGCGGTGCTCGGCGGCATTGGTTCGCTGCCTGGCGCCATGCTCGGTGGGATTATCCTGGGTATTTCCGAGTCGCTGTTCTCTGGCCTGATCAACTCCGACTACAAGGATGTGTTCAGTTTCTCGCTGCTGGTAATGATCCTTATCTTCCGCCCACAAGGCCTGCTGGGTCGCCCGCTCGTGGCTAAGGTGTGA
- a CDS encoding branched-chain amino acid ABC transporter substrate-binding protein, with amino-acid sequence MSQTFYKKGFLALAVATALGVSSYVQADVKIGVAGPMTGANAAFGEQYMKGAQAAADKINAAGGVNGEKIVLVKGDDACEPKQAVAVANRLVDQDKVIGVVGHFCSSNTIPASEVYDEAGVIAITPGSTNPQVTERGLGAMFRMCGRDDQQGIVAGDYIVDVLKGKKVAVLHDKDTYGQGLADATKAQLEKRGVKPVLYEGLTRGEKDFSAVVTKIRSTGADVVYFGGLHPEAGPLVRQLREQGLKDVKFMSDDGIVTDELVATAGGAQYVDGVYMTFGADPRLLPDSKAVVEEFRKNGTEPEGYTLYAYASLEALAAGFNGAKSNKGEDAAKWLKANPVKTVMGEKKWDQKGDLTVSDYVVYQWDKDGKYHQLDKQK; translated from the coding sequence ATGTCGCAGACGTTTTACAAGAAAGGTTTCCTGGCTCTCGCCGTAGCTACGGCACTGGGTGTTTCTTCGTATGTTCAGGCCGACGTCAAGATCGGTGTAGCGGGCCCCATGACCGGGGCTAACGCAGCGTTTGGCGAGCAGTACATGAAAGGTGCGCAGGCAGCGGCCGACAAGATCAACGCCGCCGGTGGCGTAAATGGCGAAAAAATCGTTTTGGTCAAAGGCGATGACGCCTGTGAACCGAAGCAGGCTGTGGCCGTGGCCAACCGCCTGGTCGACCAGGACAAGGTGATTGGGGTGGTCGGTCACTTCTGTTCTTCCAACACTATTCCGGCCTCCGAGGTGTATGACGAGGCGGGCGTCATTGCCATTACCCCGGGCTCTACCAACCCACAGGTTACCGAGCGCGGCCTGGGTGCCATGTTCCGCATGTGCGGCCGTGACGACCAGCAGGGCATCGTTGCCGGTGACTACATCGTCGACGTGCTCAAGGGCAAGAAAGTCGCGGTGCTGCACGACAAGGACACCTATGGCCAAGGCCTGGCCGACGCGACCAAAGCTCAGCTGGAGAAGCGTGGCGTGAAGCCGGTGCTGTACGAAGGCCTGACCCGTGGTGAGAAAGACTTCAGCGCCGTGGTTACCAAAATCCGCTCCACCGGTGCCGACGTGGTCTACTTCGGTGGCCTGCACCCAGAAGCCGGCCCGCTGGTACGCCAGCTGCGCGAGCAGGGCCTGAAAGACGTCAAGTTCATGTCCGATGACGGCATTGTTACCGACGAACTGGTGGCCACTGCCGGCGGCGCGCAGTACGTCGATGGTGTGTACATGACCTTCGGCGCCGACCCGCGCCTGCTGCCAGACAGCAAGGCCGTGGTGGAAGAGTTCCGCAAGAATGGCACCGAGCCAGAGGGCTACACCCTGTACGCCTATGCGTCCCTGGAAGCCTTGGCTGCCGGTTTCAACGGTGCTAAATCGAACAAGGGTGAAGACGCCGCCAAATGGCTCAAGGCCAACCCGGTCAAGACTGTCATGGGCGAGAAAAAGTGGGACCAGAAGGGCGACCTGACCGTGTCCGACTACGTGGTCTACCAGTGGGACAAGGACGGCAAGTACCACCAGCTGGATAAACAAAAATAA